CGCGCGGTCGCCGGCTGCGACGTCGTGTACCACGCCTCCGGTCTCCCCGAGCAGTGGCTCCCCGATCCCGCCACCTTCCGGCGCGTCAACTACGAGGGGACGCGCCACGTGCTCGAGGCCGCCCTTGCCGAGAACGTGCGATCGTTCCTCTACACGAGCACGATCGACGTCTTCGTGATGCCGCCCGGCGAGCCCTTCGACGAGTCGCGCCTCGACCCCGCGCCGAAGGCGACGCCGTACGAGCGATCGAAGCAGGAGGCCGATCGCCTCGTGGCCGCGGCGCTCGAGCGCGGCCTGCCGGCGCGCTTCCTCCATCCCTCGGGCGTGTACGGCCCGGCGCCGGTGCCGACCGGGGTGAACGACTTCGTCCGCCGGCTCGCGCGCGGCGAGATCCCGATGCTCCTGCCGGGCGGCATGCCGGTCGTCTTCGCGGCCGACGTCGCGCGGGGGCACCTGCTCGCCGAGCGCAAGGCGCCGGTCGGCGGGCGCTTCATCCTCAGCGAGTCGTATCGGAGCCTCGAGGACATGGCGCGCGTGGTGCAGCAGTACGTGCCGACCGCGCGCATCCCGGCGATCCTGCCGCGCTGGGTCGCCAAGGCCGTCTCCACGACCGGCGAGCTGTGGGCGAGGTTCAGCGGCATGGCCCCGCTCATCCCGAGCGGTCAGCTGCACTTCCTGACCATCGAGGCGCGGCCGTCGTCCGCCAGGGCGCAGCGCGAGCTCGGCTGGGAGCCGACGTCGTTCGCCGACGGCGTGCGTGTCACGATCGCCGATCTGAAGGCGCACGGGCTGATCTGACGCACGGGCGCGGCTGGCACCGCCGGCGCGTCCTCGCTACAAACCGCGAGCCCACTTCGAAAGGACCCCGCCATGATCACGACGCCCCCGCCCGATCTCTTCGGTACACCGGAGCACGAGCTCTTCCGGCAGACGGTTCGGAAGTTCGTCCAGGAGGAGATGCTGCCCCGCGCCCGTGAGTTCGATCAGAAGGGGCGCTTCGACAAGGCGCTCTACCGGCGCATGGGCGAGCTCGGCATGCTCGGGCTCCGCTACGACCCGAAGTGGGGCGGCGCCGGGCTCGACTGGTCGTATACCGCGGTCATGTTCGAGGAGCTCGCTCAGTGCGACAACGCCGGCGTGACGATGGGTATCAGCGTCCAGACCGACATGGCGACGCCGTCGCTGCACCAGTTCGGCAGCGACGAGCTGCGCACCCGCTACCTCGTCCCGGCGGTGCAGGGCGAGATGGTGGCGGCGATCGCGGTCACCGAGCCCGATGCGGGCTCGGACGTCGCCGGCATCAAGACCCGCGCCGTCCGCGACGGCGACGACTGGGTGATCAACGGCAGCAAGATCTATATCACCAACGCGGCGACCGCCGATTGGCTCTGCCTGCTGGCG
The sequence above is drawn from the Deltaproteobacteria bacterium genome and encodes:
- a CDS encoding NAD-dependent epimerase/dehydratase family protein, with product MIFSSFGKAKDRERSSGRSGGRGRRRDPIRPKPCLPSGQAGAKLFFAKTGYVLTRRGACDPCSGDAAPAGWNRDVVCGGPAARRGGLAARRDVERRSARGRREPRRPGAADAAHLEAEEARDAGGGVSGRTLLTGATGTVGHAIARALLAEGRAVRALVRDVERGRELVPDRVELVAGDVTDAASVRRAVAGCDVVYHASGLPEQWLPDPATFRRVNYEGTRHVLEAALAENVRSFLYTSTIDVFVMPPGEPFDESRLDPAPKATPYERSKQEADRLVAAALERGLPARFLHPSGVYGPAPVPTGVNDFVRRLARGEIPMLLPGGMPVVFAADVARGHLLAERKAPVGGRFILSESYRSLEDMARVVQQYVPTARIPAILPRWVAKAVSTTGELWARFSGMAPLIPSGQLHFLTIEARPSSARAQRELGWEPTSFADGVRVTIADLKAHGLI